One segment of Paenibacillus rhizovicinus DNA contains the following:
- a CDS encoding sugar phosphate isomerase/epimerase family protein, producing the protein MKLNIYNALWGMPGTYADQLARAAEAGYAGVEAPAPSKEQANEFKELLDKHSLSYIAQIFTSCDHAATFASQAEYAASFNPQLIVSHSAKDSMPFAEQVDFFRGALDVERTIGIPVAHETHRSRAMFTPWGTTALLKELPDLRIAADFSHWCCVTESMLDDREEDLKLAFERAIHIHARVGFAEGPQVPHPAAPEFAYELLQFEGWWGQMLQAREQEGHAFATITPEFGPPGYMPTLPFTGQAVADLWQVNAWMATRIREKFGKE; encoded by the coding sequence ATGAAACTGAATATTTATAACGCGCTCTGGGGCATGCCCGGAACTTATGCGGATCAACTGGCAAGAGCGGCTGAAGCGGGCTATGCCGGCGTGGAGGCTCCGGCGCCGTCGAAGGAGCAAGCGAACGAATTCAAGGAATTGCTGGACAAGCATAGCCTCAGCTACATCGCGCAAATCTTTACTTCCTGCGATCACGCGGCAACCTTCGCTTCGCAGGCGGAATACGCTGCAAGCTTCAATCCGCAGCTGATCGTTTCGCATAGCGCGAAGGACAGCATGCCTTTCGCCGAGCAAGTGGATTTCTTTCGCGGAGCGCTCGACGTAGAGCGGACGATCGGAATTCCTGTCGCCCACGAAACGCATCGCTCGCGGGCCATGTTCACGCCTTGGGGCACGACGGCGCTGTTGAAGGAGCTGCCGGACCTGAGGATTGCGGCGGATTTCAGCCACTGGTGCTGCGTAACCGAGTCGATGCTGGACGATAGGGAAGAAGACCTGAAGCTCGCATTCGAGCGCGCCATTCATATTCATGCCCGCGTCGGGTTCGCCGAAGGGCCTCAGGTGCCGCATCCGGCCGCGCCTGAATTTGCATACGAGCTGCTGCAGTTCGAGGGCTGGTGGGGACAAATGCTGCAAGCGAGGGAACAGGAAGGCCATGCCTTTGCAACGATCACGCCGGAATTCGGCCCGCCGGGATATATGCCGACGCTGCCGTTCACGGGGCAAGCGGTCGCCGACCTATGGCAAGTCAACGCATGGATGGCAACGCGTATCCGCGAGA